A window of the Chionomys nivalis chromosome 25, mChiNiv1.1, whole genome shotgun sequence genome harbors these coding sequences:
- the Mmp19 gene encoding matrix metalloproteinase-19 isoform X2, protein MDDGTRARMKQPRCGLEDPFNQKTLKYLLLGRWRKKHLTFRILNLPSTLSPSRARAALHQAFTYWSNVAPLTFREVKAGSADIRLSFHGRQSPYCSNTFDGPGKVLAHADIPELGSVHFDKDEFWTEGTYQGVNLRIIAAHEVGHALGLGHSRYTQALMAPVYAGYRPYFRLHPDDVAGIQALYGKKSPETEDEKEEIEIPTVSPVTTKPSPMPIPCSTELDATMLGPRGKTYAFKGDYVWTVTDSGPGPLFRVSALWEGLPGNLDAAVYSPRTGWIHFFKGNKVWRYVGFKMSPGFPMKFNRVEPNLDAALYWPVNQKVFLFKGSGYWQWDELTRTDFSRYPKPIKELFTGVPDQPSAAMSWQDGQVYFFKGKQYWRLNQQLRVAKGYPRNITHWMHCNPQTPDASSLTGDITPSTTDTILDTTPSTTDPILDMIPSATDSVTLSPPR, encoded by the exons ATGGATGATGGCACAAGGGCCCGTATGAAGCAGCCCCGCTGCGGTCTGGAGGATCCCTTCAACCAGAAGACCCTTAAATACCTGCTTCTGG GTCGCTGGAGAAAGAAGCACTTAACATTCCGCATCTTGAACCTGCCTTCCACACTCTCACCCTCCAGAGCCCGGGCCGCCCTGCATCAAGCCTTTACGTACTGGAGCAACGTGGCCCCCCTGACCTTCCGGGAGGTGAAGGCTGGTTCGGCGGATATCCGCCTCTCCTTCCATGGCCGCCAAAGCCCATACTGCTCCAACACCTTTGATGGGCCTG GAAAGGTCCTGGCCCATGCCGACATCCCAGAACTTGGCAGTGTACACTTCGACAAAGATGAATTCTGGACTGAGGGGACCTACCAAGGAGTGAACCTTCGCATCATCGCAGCCCATGAAGTGGGTCATGCCTTGGGCCTTGGGCACTCCCGATACACTCAGGCACTCATGGCTCCCGTCTATGCTGGCTACCGGCCCTACTTCAGGCTGCACCCAGATGATGTGGCAGGGATCCAGGCTCTCTATG GCAAGAAGAGTCCAGAGACAGAGGATGAGAAGGAAGAGATCGAGATTCCCACTGTGTCACCAGTGACCACAAAACCCAGTCCCATGCCAATCCCCTGCAGCACTGAACTGGATGCCACGATGCTGG GACCTCGCGGGAAGACCTATGCTTTCAAGGGGGACTACGTGTGGACTGTAACAGATTCAGGGCCAGGCCCCTTGTTCCGCGTGTCTGCTCTTTGGGAGGGGCTCCCTGGAAACTTAGATGCTGCTGTCTACTCTCCTAGAACAGGATGGATTCATTTCTTCAAGG GAAACAAGGTGTGGCGATATGTGGGTTTCAAGATGTCTCCTGGCTTTCCCATGAAATTTAACAGGGTGGAACCCAACCTGGATGCAGCGCTCTATTGGCCTGTTAATCAGAAGGTGTTCCTTTTTAAG GGCTCAGGATACTGGCAATGGGATGAGCTGACCAGAACAGACTTCAGCCGCTACCCCAAACCAATCAAGGAATTGTTTACTGGAGTGCCAGACCAACCCTCAGCAGCGatgagctggcaagatggccaaGTGTACTTCTTCAAGGGCAAACAGTATTGGCGGCTTAACCAGCAGCTTCGTGTGGCGAAGGGTTATCCCAGAAACATCACACACTGGATGCACTGCAATCCTCAGACTCCGGACGCGAGCTCGTTAACTGGGGATATTACTCCCTCAACCACAGACACAATCTTGGATACCACTCCTTCAACCACGGACCCAATCTTGGACATGATTCCCTCAGCTACGGACTCTGTCACGCTTTCACCCCCCCGCTAA
- the LOC130866292 gene encoding transmembrane protein 198-like isoform X1, whose translation MEKALLPLTITSDPRPFNQQPPDLRCALEPQDSLELAPALVCALCCCFGIIYCCFGYRCFKAVMFLSGLLSGALVIFLLCHKERVLETQLSLEVSAGIALGIGLLCGLVTMLVRSVGLFLTGLLLGLTLGAGTLLGTEPIYQPRSAWVPIGGLMGLALLGALLTLRWPRPFTVLGTALLGAAVLVACADYFLEGLALGTRLSERLQALPELLPLCWYSWVLLGAWPILGALGTLAQWKLMAEERGSHTNAVVLSHQRRHLQLLRIHQQEAKWHRNPSGVGLYEGSYQSQLSPNIRSLGDSLAPVSGRVRYPGEDGSEGIQ comes from the exons ATGGAGAAAGCCTTGTTGCCCCTGACCATAACATCTGACCCAAGACCCTTCAATCAACAGCCTCCGGACCTGAGATGTGCCTTGGAACCCCAGGACAGCCTTGAACTGGCGCCTGCTCTTGTGTGTGCGCTTTGCTGCTGCTTTGGAATCATCTACTGCTGCTTCG gCTACCGCTGCTTCAAGGCAGTGATGTTTCTCTCGGGTCTGCTGTCAGGAGCTCTGGTGATCTTCCTTCTGTGCCACAAGGAGCGAGTGTTGGAGACACAGTTGAGCCTGGAGGTGAGCGCAGGCATCGCGCTGGGCATCGGACTCCTCTGCGGCCTGGTCACCATGCTGGTTCGCAGCGTCGGGCTCTTTCTGACTGGTCTGCTGCTAGGTCTGACCCTAGGTGCTGGAACCTTATTGGGCACAGAACCCATCTACCAGCCACGTTCAGCCTGGGTGCCTATCGGTGGACTGATGGGGCTGGCGCTGCTGGGAGCCCTGCTCACACTCCGGTGGCCACGCCCGTTCACGGTGCTAGGCACTGCCCTCCTAGGCGCTGCCGTGCTGGTGGCCTGCGCTGACTACTTCTTGGAAGGGCTGGCACTGGGCACTCGGCTGAGCGAACGCCTGCAGGCGCTTCCAGAATTGCTTCCTCTTTgctggtatagctgggtcttacTGGGGGCCTGGCCAATCTTGGGGGCTCTTGGGACACTGGCCCAGTGGAAACTCATGGCTGAGGAACGCGGAAGCCACACCAATG CAGTGGTCTTGAGCCACCAGAGAAGGCATCTCCAGCTCCTTCGGATCCATCAGCAAGAAGCTAAGTGGCATCGGAATCCTTCTGGAGTGGGACTGTATGAAGGCAGCTATCAAAGTCAACTTTCCCCCAATATCCGGAGCCTTGGTGACAGTCTGGCTCCAGTGAGTGGGAGGGTGAGGTACCCTGGGGAAGATGGGTCAGAGGGCATACAGTGA
- the Mmp19 gene encoding matrix metalloproteinase-19 isoform X1, whose amino-acid sequence MDWQQLWLSFLLALTVSGRALGPTEKEAVLDYLLQYGYLQKPLEGADDFSLEDITEALRAFQEASDLPVSGRMDDGTRARMKQPRCGLEDPFNQKTLKYLLLGRWRKKHLTFRILNLPSTLSPSRARAALHQAFTYWSNVAPLTFREVKAGSADIRLSFHGRQSPYCSNTFDGPGKVLAHADIPELGSVHFDKDEFWTEGTYQGVNLRIIAAHEVGHALGLGHSRYTQALMAPVYAGYRPYFRLHPDDVAGIQALYGKKSPETEDEKEEIEIPTVSPVTTKPSPMPIPCSTELDATMLGPRGKTYAFKGDYVWTVTDSGPGPLFRVSALWEGLPGNLDAAVYSPRTGWIHFFKGNKVWRYVGFKMSPGFPMKFNRVEPNLDAALYWPVNQKVFLFKGSGYWQWDELTRTDFSRYPKPIKELFTGVPDQPSAAMSWQDGQVYFFKGKQYWRLNQQLRVAKGYPRNITHWMHCNPQTPDASSLTGDITPSTTDTILDTTPSTTDPILDMIPSATDSVTLSPPR is encoded by the exons ATGGACTGGCAACAGTTGTGGCTGAGCTTCCTACTTGCCCTGACAGTCTCAGGCCGGGCTCTGGGGCCAACAGAGAAGGAGGCAGTCTTG GATTATCTGTTGCAGTATGGATATCTACAGAAACCTCTAGAAGGAGCTGATGACTTCAGTCTAGAAGATATCACAGAGGCCCTAAG agctttccaagAAGCATCCGACCTACCAGTTTCAGGCCGGATGGATGATGGCACAAGGGCCCGTATGAAGCAGCCCCGCTGCGGTCTGGAGGATCCCTTCAACCAGAAGACCCTTAAATACCTGCTTCTGG GTCGCTGGAGAAAGAAGCACTTAACATTCCGCATCTTGAACCTGCCTTCCACACTCTCACCCTCCAGAGCCCGGGCCGCCCTGCATCAAGCCTTTACGTACTGGAGCAACGTGGCCCCCCTGACCTTCCGGGAGGTGAAGGCTGGTTCGGCGGATATCCGCCTCTCCTTCCATGGCCGCCAAAGCCCATACTGCTCCAACACCTTTGATGGGCCTG GAAAGGTCCTGGCCCATGCCGACATCCCAGAACTTGGCAGTGTACACTTCGACAAAGATGAATTCTGGACTGAGGGGACCTACCAAGGAGTGAACCTTCGCATCATCGCAGCCCATGAAGTGGGTCATGCCTTGGGCCTTGGGCACTCCCGATACACTCAGGCACTCATGGCTCCCGTCTATGCTGGCTACCGGCCCTACTTCAGGCTGCACCCAGATGATGTGGCAGGGATCCAGGCTCTCTATG GCAAGAAGAGTCCAGAGACAGAGGATGAGAAGGAAGAGATCGAGATTCCCACTGTGTCACCAGTGACCACAAAACCCAGTCCCATGCCAATCCCCTGCAGCACTGAACTGGATGCCACGATGCTGG GACCTCGCGGGAAGACCTATGCTTTCAAGGGGGACTACGTGTGGACTGTAACAGATTCAGGGCCAGGCCCCTTGTTCCGCGTGTCTGCTCTTTGGGAGGGGCTCCCTGGAAACTTAGATGCTGCTGTCTACTCTCCTAGAACAGGATGGATTCATTTCTTCAAGG GAAACAAGGTGTGGCGATATGTGGGTTTCAAGATGTCTCCTGGCTTTCCCATGAAATTTAACAGGGTGGAACCCAACCTGGATGCAGCGCTCTATTGGCCTGTTAATCAGAAGGTGTTCCTTTTTAAG GGCTCAGGATACTGGCAATGGGATGAGCTGACCAGAACAGACTTCAGCCGCTACCCCAAACCAATCAAGGAATTGTTTACTGGAGTGCCAGACCAACCCTCAGCAGCGatgagctggcaagatggccaaGTGTACTTCTTCAAGGGCAAACAGTATTGGCGGCTTAACCAGCAGCTTCGTGTGGCGAAGGGTTATCCCAGAAACATCACACACTGGATGCACTGCAATCCTCAGACTCCGGACGCGAGCTCGTTAACTGGGGATATTACTCCCTCAACCACAGACACAATCTTGGATACCACTCCTTCAACCACGGACCCAATCTTGGACATGATTCCCTCAGCTACGGACTCTGTCACGCTTTCACCCCCCCGCTAA
- the LOC130866292 gene encoding transmembrane protein 198-like isoform X2, whose protein sequence is MEKALLPLTITSDPRPFNQQPPDLRCALEPQDSLELAPALVCALCCCFGIIYCCFGYRCFKAVMFLSGLLSGALVIFLLCHKERVLETQLSLEVSAGIALGIGLLCGLVTMLVRSVGLFLTGLLLGLTLGAGTLLGTEPIYQPRSAWVPIGGLMGLALLGALLTLRWPRPFTVLGTALLGAAVLVACADYFLEGLALGTRLSERLQALPELLPLCWYSWVLLGAWPILGALGTLAQWKLMAEERGSHTNVVLSHQRRHLQLLRIHQQEAKWHRNPSGVGLYEGSYQSQLSPNIRSLGDSLAPVSGRVRYPGEDGSEGIQ, encoded by the exons ATGGAGAAAGCCTTGTTGCCCCTGACCATAACATCTGACCCAAGACCCTTCAATCAACAGCCTCCGGACCTGAGATGTGCCTTGGAACCCCAGGACAGCCTTGAACTGGCGCCTGCTCTTGTGTGTGCGCTTTGCTGCTGCTTTGGAATCATCTACTGCTGCTTCG gCTACCGCTGCTTCAAGGCAGTGATGTTTCTCTCGGGTCTGCTGTCAGGAGCTCTGGTGATCTTCCTTCTGTGCCACAAGGAGCGAGTGTTGGAGACACAGTTGAGCCTGGAGGTGAGCGCAGGCATCGCGCTGGGCATCGGACTCCTCTGCGGCCTGGTCACCATGCTGGTTCGCAGCGTCGGGCTCTTTCTGACTGGTCTGCTGCTAGGTCTGACCCTAGGTGCTGGAACCTTATTGGGCACAGAACCCATCTACCAGCCACGTTCAGCCTGGGTGCCTATCGGTGGACTGATGGGGCTGGCGCTGCTGGGAGCCCTGCTCACACTCCGGTGGCCACGCCCGTTCACGGTGCTAGGCACTGCCCTCCTAGGCGCTGCCGTGCTGGTGGCCTGCGCTGACTACTTCTTGGAAGGGCTGGCACTGGGCACTCGGCTGAGCGAACGCCTGCAGGCGCTTCCAGAATTGCTTCCTCTTTgctggtatagctgggtcttacTGGGGGCCTGGCCAATCTTGGGGGCTCTTGGGACACTGGCCCAGTGGAAACTCATGGCTGAGGAACGCGGAAGCCACACCAATG TGGTCTTGAGCCACCAGAGAAGGCATCTCCAGCTCCTTCGGATCCATCAGCAAGAAGCTAAGTGGCATCGGAATCCTTCTGGAGTGGGACTGTATGAAGGCAGCTATCAAAGTCAACTTTCCCCCAATATCCGGAGCCTTGGTGACAGTCTGGCTCCAGTGAGTGGGAGGGTGAGGTACCCTGGGGAAGATGGGTCAGAGGGCATACAGTGA